Proteins encoded within one genomic window of Lagenorhynchus albirostris chromosome 9, mLagAlb1.1, whole genome shotgun sequence:
- the PATE2 gene encoding LOW QUALITY PROTEIN: prostate and testis expressed protein 2 (The sequence of the model RefSeq protein was modified relative to this genomic sequence to represent the inferred CDS: inserted 1 base in 1 codon), with amino-acid sequence MCYKYKKYHLGICYEGMRSCTLKYHQTCAVENIYLLTRKGRSMYFYSKLSCMTNCEDINFLGLXKRTELICCKHKNYCNLPEGV; translated from the exons ATgtgttataaatataaaaaatatcatcTTGGGATATGCTATGAAGGCATGAGGTCCTGCACCCTGAAGTACCACCAGACTTGTGCTGTTGAAAACATTTACTTACTTACCAGAAAAG GGCGGAGTATGTATTTTTATTCAAAACTGTCGTGTATGACCAACTGTGAGGACATCAACTTCTTAGGTT AAAAGAGGACAGAGCTCATCTGTTGCAAACATAAAAACTATTGCAACCTCCCTGAGGGAGTCTAG